One window of Tenacibaculum maritimum NCIMB 2154 genomic DNA carries:
- a CDS encoding DUF2461 domain-containing protein, producing MIQIEKSTFSFLNELKSNNNRDWFSDNKLRFIKEQKRVKDFYNEVRGALEKHDEIDDFKLFRIYRDIRFSKDKTPYQPHFAGAFSRRTKKLRGSYYLRIRPEGSFLAGGFWKPNKEDLLRIRKEIEIDPVEIQNILENKNFTKCFGGVLHGEELKTAPKGFDRNHKAIHLIRKKGFIAIRNFTDKEVLSKQFLVEIDRSYKTLRPFLDYMSDVLTTNENGECLI from the coding sequence ATGATACAGATAGAAAAATCAACTTTTTCATTTTTAAATGAGTTAAAATCAAATAATAATCGCGACTGGTTTTCTGATAATAAATTAAGGTTTATTAAAGAGCAAAAAAGAGTAAAAGATTTTTACAATGAAGTGAGAGGAGCTTTAGAAAAGCATGATGAAATTGATGATTTTAAGTTGTTTAGGATATATAGAGATATTCGATTTTCAAAAGATAAGACACCTTATCAACCTCATTTTGCGGGAGCTTTTTCAAGGAGGACTAAAAAGTTAAGAGGAAGCTATTATTTGAGAATACGGCCAGAAGGTAGCTTTTTAGCGGGAGGTTTTTGGAAGCCAAATAAAGAAGATCTATTAAGGATAAGAAAAGAGATAGAAATAGATCCTGTTGAAATTCAAAATATTTTAGAAAATAAAAATTTTACTAAATGTTTTGGAGGGGTTCTTCATGGAGAAGAACTAAAAACAGCTCCTAAGGGCTTTGATAGAAATCACAAAGCAATTCACTTAATTCGAAAAAAAGGGTTTATAGCAATTCGCAATTTTACAGATAAAGAAGTCTTGTCAAAACAATTTTTGGTAGAGATAGATAGATCTTACAAGACATTAAGACCTTTTTTGGATTATATGAGCGATGTATTAACTACCAATGAAAACGGAGAGTGTTTGATTTAG
- a CDS encoding T9SS type B sorting domain-containing protein — MNKKYFFFQKKTFRNSVLFIGMMVFSLSLFSQGATCPTAEVLCTPNAAFPAETSAPDLGPLPSCGTSGVEPGYPVAPTLSTTPNPAFYTLQVVQSGDLYLFINTSPQTDVDFAIWGPFSDPDAVNNCQGGNFPPGVPIDCDYSSNKSEQIDVPGVLAGESYILMITNYEGLQTDITLSPNNDHGTNTAVLGGPLAFQVSAAGPYTTGDTPVDLAITPEASNPNVSGVSFSGTGIIDTTNGTFDPVAAGVGTHKVTVTGTSYGCVVSTEIDIVVNDKCDPVTSGNLDSDNDGVSDVCDLDDDNDGILDVNERPCAVLSEDFGSGVGSPENSHPNVPAGNVGNVRVGANADFNGQSWFQPNSGADATGNSVGKYLALDNPNGTSPVLMYQENIAVQINQQYSYSLFAAAAKEASGQPTSVFPDVRMQIKDGTGTVLQTINTGVLSLNWQRFEFLFVSTTPTVTVEIYNNNVGAQYNTLLIDEVFVSLISCDTDGDGIPNYLDLDSDNDGCNDAIESGGADANDDGLVDGDGVNSSGQVTTGGAILGTSYNGTTGREDIATRLIVDAASLVNQAVLNGNPVTFGITSAIATSTTVFTGTAPSTVPNYADASAMDVSGAIVYQWQEDGVDLSNTGVYSGVNTTILTISNVTGLDGKVYKLVVTHPDNPCTRIVNEATLKVIPIIDALDDDFTGSPVTAGDNTSSVVGNDTFDGSGVVIGTGVGEVSLSGVTVPAGLTLNGDGTVSVATGTPSGSYAVVYEICENGATPANCDRATATIVVSNPIDAVDDDFTGSPVTAGDNTSSVVGNDTLDGSGVVIGTGAGEISLSGVTVPAGLTLNGDGTVSVATGTPSGSYAVVYEICENGATPVNCDRATTTIVVSNPIDAVDDDFTGSPVTAGDNTSSVVGNDTLDGSGVVIGTGAGEVSLSGVTVPAGLTLNGDGTVSVATGIPSGSYAVVYEICENGATPVNCDRATTTIVVSNPIDAVDDDFTGSPVTAGDNTSSVVGNDTLDGSGVVIGTGAGEVSLSGVTVPAGLTLNGDGTVSVATGTPSGSYAVVYEICENGATPVNCDRATATIVVSNPIDAVDDDFTGSPVTAGDNTSSVVGNDTLDGSGVVIGTGAGEVSLSGVTVPAGLTLNGDGTVSVATGTPSGSYAVVYEICENGATPVNCDRATATIVVSNPIDALDDDFTGSPVTAGDNTSSVVGNDTLDGSGVVIGTGVGEVSLSGVTVPAGLTLNGDGTVSVATGTPSGSYAVVYEICENGATPVNCDRATATIVVSNPIDAVDDDFTGSPVTAGDNTSSVVGNDTLDGSGVVIGTGAGEVSLSGVTVPAGLTLNGDGTVSVATGTPSGSYAVVYEICENGATPVNCDRATATIVVSNPIDAVDDDFTGSPVTAGDNTSSVVGNDTLDGSGVVIGTGAGEVSLSGVTVPAGLTLNGDGTVSVATGTPSGSYAVVYEICENGATPVNCDRATATIVVSNPIDAVDDDFTGSPVTAGDNTSSVVGNDTLDGSGVVIGTGAGEVSLSGVTVPAGLTLNGDGTVSVATGTPSGSYAVVYEICENGATPVNCDRATATIVVSNPIDAVDDDFTGSPVTAGDNTSSVVGNDTLDGSGVVIGTGAGEVSLSGVTVPAGLTLNGDGTVTIDANTPAGNYTIEYDICENGATPVNCDRATAIIVVVPPVIEAVADTVAGVDGLAGGTTPALTGNDTLNGVPVNIGTGPGDVELTPDNVPAGLTLNADGTVTVAPGTPAGSYDVEYTICEVTNPMNCSSVISVVNVLGAPIVANNDTDASGLDTVNGFTGGIAGDVTENDTLNGVLVDDNDILITVLNEGGLTGVSIDGSGNLIVPSGTPSGSYTVTYQICEVLNPGNCDTATALVVVEPDTDGDGVVDSVDLDDDNDGILDVIEENGTPGLDTDNDGIPDTLDLDSDGDGILDIVESGQDAGSLDTDGDGVLDSTTDLDGDGIVDTADADDTNPSGGGKVNPVDTDNDGSPDFQDIDDDGDGVNTIDENPDPNTDGSVTDAQDTDNDGIPDYLDTDDDGDGVNTIDENPDPNTDSIITDAQDTDNDGVPDYLDTDDDGDGVNTIDENPDPNTDGSITDAQDTDNDGIPDYLDMDETVTIYNEFTPNGDGDNDTFYIEFIERYPNNNLEIYNRWGNLVYSKKGYDNTFKGVSNGRLNIDENSKLPVGTYFYVLDLGESGKEPLKGWLYINR, encoded by the coding sequence ATGAACAAAAAATACTTTTTCTTTCAAAAGAAAACTTTCAGGAATAGCGTTCTATTCATAGGGATGATGGTTTTTTCTTTGAGTTTATTCAGTCAAGGTGCAACATGTCCCACAGCGGAAGTATTGTGTACGCCAAATGCAGCCTTTCCAGCAGAAACTTCTGCTCCTGATTTAGGACCGCTTCCTAGTTGTGGTACGTCGGGAGTTGAACCAGGGTATCCAGTAGCGCCTACATTGAGTACAACTCCCAACCCTGCTTTTTATACTTTACAAGTAGTTCAGTCAGGAGATTTGTATCTCTTTATAAATACATCACCTCAGACAGATGTGGATTTTGCGATTTGGGGACCCTTTTCAGACCCAGACGCTGTAAACAACTGTCAAGGAGGGAATTTTCCGCCAGGAGTACCTATAGATTGTGATTATAGTTCAAATAAATCAGAGCAGATAGATGTACCAGGAGTATTGGCAGGTGAGTCGTATATTTTAATGATAACTAATTATGAAGGCCTGCAAACTGATATTACGCTTTCTCCTAATAATGACCATGGAACAAATACGGCAGTTTTAGGAGGTCCTCTTGCTTTTCAAGTTTCAGCTGCAGGACCTTATACAACAGGAGATACTCCGGTTGATTTAGCAATAACTCCAGAGGCTTCAAATCCAAATGTAAGCGGTGTTAGTTTTTCAGGAACGGGAATTATAGATACTACTAATGGTACTTTTGATCCTGTTGCAGCGGGGGTAGGTACTCATAAAGTGACAGTAACAGGAACATCTTATGGGTGTGTTGTTTCTACAGAAATTGATATTGTAGTTAATGATAAATGTGATCCAGTAACTTCAGGAAATCTAGATTCCGATAATGATGGAGTCTCAGATGTTTGTGATTTAGATGATGATAATGACGGTATTTTGGATGTGAACGAAAGACCTTGTGCTGTGTTATCTGAAGATTTTGGTTCAGGAGTAGGAAGTCCTGAAAATAGCCATCCTAATGTACCTGCGGGGAATGTAGGAAATGTAAGAGTAGGAGCAAATGCTGATTTCAATGGTCAATCTTGGTTTCAGCCGAACTCGGGAGCAGATGCAACAGGTAACTCAGTAGGTAAGTATTTAGCATTAGATAATCCTAATGGAACCTCGCCTGTACTCATGTACCAAGAGAATATAGCGGTACAAATAAATCAACAGTATTCATATAGTTTGTTTGCGGCGGCAGCAAAAGAAGCTAGTGGTCAGCCAACAAGTGTTTTTCCTGATGTTAGAATGCAAATAAAGGATGGGACAGGTACTGTTTTACAAACAATAAATACAGGAGTGCTTAGTTTAAACTGGCAGAGGTTTGAGTTTTTATTTGTCTCTACTACACCTACAGTTACTGTAGAAATTTATAATAATAATGTTGGAGCTCAATATAACACATTGTTAATAGATGAAGTTTTTGTTTCGTTAATTTCATGCGATACAGATGGAGATGGAATTCCTAATTATTTAGATTTAGATTCTGATAATGATGGATGTAATGATGCTATAGAATCAGGAGGAGCAGATGCCAATGATGATGGGCTTGTAGATGGAGATGGTGTTAATTCTTCTGGTCAAGTAACTACTGGAGGAGCGATTTTAGGAACTAGCTATAATGGAACGACAGGAAGAGAAGATATTGCTACAAGGTTAATTGTAGATGCTGCAAGTTTAGTTAATCAAGCTGTGTTAAATGGAAACCCCGTAACGTTTGGAATAACTTCAGCAATTGCAACTAGTACAACTGTTTTTACAGGTACGGCTCCATCAACGGTGCCTAATTATGCAGATGCATCTGCTATGGATGTTTCAGGTGCTATTGTATATCAATGGCAGGAAGATGGTGTTGATTTATCAAATACAGGGGTGTATTCAGGAGTCAACACAACTATATTAACAATAAGTAATGTAACTGGGTTAGATGGAAAAGTATATAAATTAGTAGTAACGCATCCTGATAATCCTTGTACAAGGATAGTAAATGAAGCAACTTTAAAAGTTATTCCAATAATAGATGCATTAGATGATGATTTTACAGGAAGTCCAGTTACAGCAGGAGATAATACGTCTAGTGTAGTTGGTAATGATACGTTTGACGGCAGTGGAGTAGTGATAGGAACAGGAGTTGGCGAGGTAAGTTTAAGTGGAGTTACGGTTCCAGCAGGCTTGACGCTAAACGGAGATGGAACAGTTAGTGTGGCTACTGGTACACCTTCTGGTAGTTATGCAGTGGTGTATGAGATTTGTGAGAATGGAGCGACTCCGGCGAATTGTGATCGAGCTACGGCAACTATAGTGGTATCGAATCCAATAGATGCAGTAGATGATGATTTTACAGGAAGTCCAGTTACAGCAGGAGATAATACGTCTAGTGTAGTTGGTAATGATACGTTGGATGGCAGTGGAGTAGTGATAGGAACAGGAGCCGGCGAGATAAGTTTGAGTGGAGTTACAGTTCCAGCAGGCTTGACGCTAAACGGAGATGGAACAGTTAGTGTGGCTACTGGTACACCTTCTGGTAGTTATGCAGTGGTGTATGAGATTTGTGAGAATGGAGCGACTCCAGTAAATTGTGATCGAGCTACGACAACTATAGTGGTATCGAATCCAATAGATGCAGTAGATGATGATTTTACAGGAAGTCCAGTTACGGCAGGAGATAATACGTCTAGTGTAGTTGGTAATGATACGTTGGATGGCAGTGGAGTAGTGATAGGAACAGGAGCCGGCGAGGTAAGTTTGAGTGGAGTTACAGTTCCAGCAGGCTTGACGCTAAACGGAGATGGAACAGTTAGTGTGGCTACTGGTATACCTTCTGGTAGTTATGCAGTGGTGTATGAGATTTGTGAGAATGGAGCGACTCCAGTAAATTGTGATCGAGCTACGACAACTATAGTGGTATCGAATCCAATAGATGCAGTAGATGATGATTTTACAGGAAGTCCAGTTACGGCAGGAGATAATACGTCTAGTGTAGTTGGTAATGATACGTTGGATGGCAGTGGAGTAGTGATAGGAACAGGAGCCGGCGAGGTAAGTTTGAGTGGAGTTACAGTTCCAGCAGGCTTGACGCTAAACGGAGATGGAACAGTTAGTGTGGCTACTGGTACACCTTCTGGTAGTTATGCAGTGGTGTATGAGATTTGTGAGAATGGAGCGACTCCAGTAAATTGCGATCGAGCTACGGCAACTATAGTGGTATCGAATCCAATAGATGCAGTAGATGATGATTTTACAGGAAGTCCAGTTACAGCAGGAGATAATACGTCTAGTGTAGTTGGTAATGATACGTTGGATGGCAGTGGAGTAGTGATAGGAACAGGAGCCGGCGAGGTAAGTTTGAGTGGAGTTACAGTTCCAGCAGGCTTGACGCTAAACGGAGATGGAACAGTTAGTGTGGCTACTGGTACACCTTCTGGTAGTTATGCAGTGGTGTATGAGATTTGTGAGAATGGAGCGACTCCAGTAAATTGTGATCGAGCTACGGCAACTATAGTGGTATCGAATCCAATAGATGCATTAGATGATGATTTTACAGGAAGTCCAGTTACAGCAGGAGATAATACGTCTAGTGTAGTTGGTAATGATACGTTGGATGGCAGTGGAGTAGTGATAGGAACAGGAGTTGGCGAGGTAAGTTTAAGTGGAGTTACGGTTCCAGCAGGCTTGACGCTAAACGGAGATGGAACAGTTAGTGTGGCTACTGGTACACCTTCTGGTAGTTATGCAGTGGTGTATGAGATTTGTGAGAATGGAGCGACTCCAGTAAATTGTGATCGAGCTACGGCAACTATAGTGGTATCGAATCCAATAGATGCAGTAGATGATGATTTTACAGGAAGTCCAGTTACGGCAGGAGATAATACGTCTAGTGTAGTTGGTAATGATACGTTGGATGGCAGTGGAGTAGTGATAGGAACAGGAGCCGGCGAGGTAAGTTTGAGTGGAGTTACAGTTCCAGCAGGCTTGACGCTAAACGGAGATGGAACAGTTAGTGTGGCTACTGGTACACCTTCTGGTAGTTATGCAGTGGTGTATGAGATTTGTGAGAATGGAGCGACTCCAGTAAATTGCGATCGAGCTACGGCAACTATAGTGGTATCGAATCCAATAGATGCAGTAGATGATGATTTTACAGGAAGTCCAGTTACAGCAGGAGATAATACGTCTAGTGTAGTTGGTAATGATACGTTGGATGGCAGTGGAGTAGTGATAGGAACAGGAGCCGGCGAGGTAAGTTTGAGTGGAGTTACAGTTCCAGCAGGCTTGACGCTAAACGGAGATGGGACAGTTAGTGTGGCTACTGGTACACCTTCTGGTAGTTATGCAGTGGTGTATGAGATTTGTGAGAATGGAGCGACTCCAGTAAATTGTGATCGAGCTACGGCAACTATAGTGGTATCGAATCCAATAGATGCAGTAGATGATGATTTTACAGGAAGTCCAGTTACAGCAGGAGATAATACGTCTAGTGTAGTTGGTAATGATACGTTGGATGGCAGTGGAGTAGTGATAGGAACAGGAGCCGGCGAGGTAAGTTTGAGTGGAGTTACAGTTCCAGCAGGCTTGACGCTAAACGGAGATGGAACAGTTAGTGTTGCTACTGGTACACCTTCTGGTAGTTATGCAGTGGTGTATGAGATTTGTGAGAATGGAGCGACTCCAGTAAATTGTGATCGAGCTACGGCAACTATAGTGGTATCGAATCCAATAGATGCAGTAGATGATGATTTTACAGGAAGCCCAGTTACGGCAGGAGATAATACGTCCAGTGTAGTTGGTAATGATACGTTGGATGGCAGTGGAGTAGTGATAGGAACAGGAGCCGGCGAGGTAAGTTTAAGTGGAGTTACAGTTCCAGCAGGCTTGACGCTAAATGGAGATGGAACGGTAACAATTGACGCAAATACTCCTGCGGGTAATTATACTATAGAGTATGATATTTGTGAGAATGGAGCGACTCCAGTAAATTGTGATCGAGCTACGGCAATCATTGTAGTGGTACCACCTGTAATAGAAGCAGTGGCGGATACAGTAGCAGGTGTTGATGGATTAGCGGGAGGAACGACACCAGCGTTGACGGGTAATGATACATTAAATGGAGTGCCAGTAAATATTGGGACAGGTCCTGGAGATGTTGAGTTAACGCCAGATAATGTTCCAGCAGGATTGACTTTAAATGCAGACGGAACAGTAACGGTAGCACCAGGTACTCCTGCGGGTAGTTATGATGTAGAATACACGATTTGTGAGGTAACGAATCCGATGAATTGTAGCAGTGTAATTTCAGTAGTAAATGTATTAGGAGCGCCAATTGTAGCAAATAACGATACGGATGCATCTGGATTGGATACAGTCAATGGATTTACAGGAGGCATCGCAGGAGATGTAACAGAGAACGATACGTTAAATGGTGTTTTGGTAGATGACAATGATATTTTAATAACAGTATTAAATGAGGGAGGACTGACAGGAGTTAGTATAGATGGTTCAGGAAATTTAATAGTACCTTCAGGTACTCCTTCGGGAAGCTATACAGTTACGTATCAGATATGTGAGGTTTTAAACCCAGGGAATTGTGATACGGCAACGGCTTTGGTTGTTGTAGAACCAGATACAGATGGCGATGGGGTTGTAGATTCAGTAGATTTAGATGATGATAATGATGGGATTTTAGATGTTATAGAGGAGAACGGTACCCCAGGATTGGATACAGATAACGATGGTATTCCAGATACCTTAGATTTAGATAGTGATGGGGATGGTATTTTGGATATAGTGGAGAGTGGTCAAGATGCAGGGAGTTTAGATACAGATGGAGATGGCGTTTTAGATAGTACAACAGATTTAGATGGCGATGGAATTGTGGATACTGCAGATGCAGATGATACGAATCCTTCGGGAGGAGGAAAGGTAAATCCAGTAGATACAGATAATGATGGTTCACCAGATTTTCAGGATATCGATGACGATGGCGATGGAGTGAATACGATTGATGAGAATCCAGATCCAAATACAGATGGTAGTGTTACAGATGCACAGGATACGGATAATGATGGTATTCCAGATTATTTAGATACGGATGATGATGGTGATGGAGTGAATACGATTGATGAGAATCCAGATCCAAATACAGATAGTATTATAACAGATGCACAGGATACGGATAATGATGGAGTTCCAGATTATTTAGATACGGATGATGATGGCGATGGAGTGAATACGATTGATGAGAATCCAGATCCAAATACAGATGGTAGTATTACAGA